The nucleotide window TGGATCGTCAACGCAGTCGTTTGTTCCATGCCCTGCGGGAGATCGTCTGGAGTCTCGACAGCCCCGACACGTTGTCGGCGTTCCTGTCCCGCCTGGGCCGCGACCACCGTAAGTTCGGGGTCACGCGCGAGCACTACGACGCGATGGGCCGGGCCCTGCTGGCCACGCTGCGTAAGTTCGGCGGTGATTCGTGGACGGCGGAGATGGAGTCGGCCTGGCGCGCCGCGTACGCGACGGCGGCCACGATGATGAACGAGGCCGCCGAGCAGCACGCGGCCGAGCAGCCGCCGTGGTGGACCGGCGAGGTGGTCGGGCACGAGCTGCGCGGACCCGACATCGCGCTGATTACGGTGCGACCGGAACACCCCCTGCCGTACCGGGCGGGCCAGTACGTCACGATCCAGACCGCCCGCTGGCCGTGGATGTGGCGGCCGTACTCCGTCGCCAACGCCCCCCGTCCCGACGGGCTGCTGCGCTTCCACGTACGCGCCGTGCCGGCGGGATGGGTCAGCGGCGCGCTGGTGCGCGACGCGAGGATCGGCGACTCACTGCTGCTCGGCCACGCGGCCGGCGCGATGACCCTCGACCCCGACTCCGGCCGCGACATCCTCTGCGTCGCGGGCGGCACGGGCCTCGCCCCGCTCAAGGCACTGGTGGAGGACGCGAACGACCGCGGACTGCGCCGCGACATCCACCTGCTGGTCGGCGCGCGTACGCCCGCCGAGCTCTACGACCTGCGGGACCTGCACGCCCTGGAGACGGACAGCCCGTGGGTACGCGTCGTGCCGGTGGTCTCCGACGACCCGTCCTTCGACGGCATGCACGGCCGGGTGCCGGACGTACTCGACCGCTTCCACGACTGGTCGGACCACGACGTGTACATCGCGGGCCCGCCGGAGATGGTCCAGCGGACCGTGGCGGCCCTGGACGACCTGGGGGTGCCGGCCGCCCGCATCCACCACGACCGGCTCGACCGTTAGAGGCGCCCGGCTCCGCGACGATCACCCGGCACGTAATGCGGTTCCCGTCGTGCCTGCCCGGGCGTGGTTTCTCTGGGCGAAGCAGACCAAGGCCGACGGTCTGTCCGGTTCGGCGGGAGTCGCGGCATCGGCCACGCCCGCGACGCACTCGCGCCTGACGTTCTGAGAAAGATTTCGAAGGCGGTGTCGGATCGGGTCAGGGGTGTTCGTAGCAGGGATGTAGGCCGCCCACGAGGGGCGCCCCGACGAGCCGAGAAGGACGTTCCCGATGACCACCTTGACCGAGCCGGGCGCGGTCACCGCACGCCGCTCCAGCCGCCTGATGTGGGCGATCCTGGGGCTGGTGCTGCTCGCCGACGCCCTCGACGTGATCGATGCGACGGTCACGAACATCGCCGCTCCCACCATCGCCGGCGAGCTCAACGGCGGTGAGAGTTTGATCAAGTGGCTGGGGCCGGCGTACATGCTCGCCATGGGTGTCCTGCTCGTGGTCGGCGGACGGCTGGGTGACAAGTTCGGCCAACGCAGGCTCTTCCTGATCGGCATCGGCGGGTTCACCCTGGCTTCGGCGGTCGCCGGGTTCTCGCCCGACCCGACCCTGCTCATCGCCGCCCGGGTCGCTCAGGGAGCGTTCGGGGCTCTGCTCATCCCGCAGGGCATGGCGATCATGACGAAGGCATTCGACCGAGACATGCTCGCCAAGGCGTTCGGGCT belongs to Actinoallomurus bryophytorum and includes:
- a CDS encoding globin domain-containing protein — its product is MKSLNPRIIKESFALFEPRAEEISAYFYGRLFAENPRLRAFFPPAMDRQRSRLFHALREIVWSLDSPDTLSAFLSRLGRDHRKFGVTREHYDAMGRALLATLRKFGGDSWTAEMESAWRAAYATAATMMNEAAEQHAAEQPPWWTGEVVGHELRGPDIALITVRPEHPLPYRAGQYVTIQTARWPWMWRPYSVANAPRPDGLLRFHVRAVPAGWVSGALVRDARIGDSLLLGHAAGAMTLDPDSGRDILCVAGGTGLAPLKALVEDANDRGLRRDIHLLVGARTPAELYDLRDLHALETDSPWVRVVPVVSDDPSFDGMHGRVPDVLDRFHDWSDHDVYIAGPPEMVQRTVAALDDLGVPAARIHHDRLDR